TCTGAGTGCGGGTCCACTCGCCAATCAACCGGTCCAGTTCCCCGGAATTCTCACGACGTCCGCTCAGATCAGCAAATTTGCTCTGGCGTGTCCAGGCAGGATCGCCGACGGCGCGGCACAGCGAGCGCCACTCTTCTTCGTCATGCACCGCTATCGCGCACCAGCTATCATCGCCCTTGCATAAATAGCATCCATACGGCGCTGCCGGCTGACGCGCCGGGTGGTTCCCCTGCGGCCCGGCGGCGTTGCCGCCCAGTGAAAGATGTATCAACTCAGGAGCGAGCGTGCTGCAGGCGGCCTCCAGTTCGGATATCTCGATGTGCTCGCCACAGCCGGTTGCGTCCCTGCGGCGCAGGGCGGAGAGGGCCGCCAGGGCGGCATATAAGCCGGAGATATGGTCGGCCAGGGCGAATCCTATGCCGCAGGGCCTGCCCTCCCGGTACGAAGTCAGGCCTGTCAGGCCGGAGAGGGCCTGCACCGTCGAGCCCAGCGCGGCGTAGTTCTCCCAGAGCCCTCCGCGGCCGAACCCTGAGAGGCTGACCATTACGAGTTTGGGATTGGCCTCCCGCAGGCGCGTGTAATCGAGGCCCCAGTTGCGCATCACACGCGGCGTGAAGTTCTCCATGACGACATCGCATTTCCCGGCCAGTTCGATCACGATATTGCGCGCCTCCGGTCTGGACAGGTTGAGCGTAATGCCAAGCTTGTTACGGTTCCAGGCGGCGAAGTACCCGGTCTGGTTATCCTCGGCGCCGGTCGCGGTCTGTTGCGACTGAACTTTTATCACTTCCGCGCCGAAGTCGGCCAGCAGGCGAGTGGCATAGGGCCCGGCCAGCATCCAGGTGAAATCCAGCACACGTATACCCTGCAGGGGCATACCTTCAGGTGCGCCCGCATTTTCTGGCGGGTTTAAAAACCCGCCCCTACATATATCTTTATCACCCTGCAGGGACGTACCTTCGGGTGCGCCCGTTGCGGGCGGATTTGAAAACCCGCCCCTACACAATTCAGCGATGACTGGCCGCGGCGCCTCAAACTCGCGCTTTACCAGTGGATGACTTGCCGGCATGAAAAAGTGCCTGGACCTCAGTTGAGCGTTCTGCGCCACATCCGCGATCGAACCGACCGGCGCCCAGGGGAAGCGCATATCCTGTCCCAGCCTGAAAAGCTCATCTCTGCCATGCTGGCAGGTCCAGAAGGTCAGCACCTCCTGGATATCATCCATATGCTGCCGGCGATAGCCCTCATCTTTCCAGGCGGGCTGCCCCAGTTCTGCAGCCATATCGCGATTTCCCAGCAATTCCACCAGCGTATCCCATTCACGATTGAAGGTCAGCAGAATGTAGCCGTCCCGGCAGGGGAAGAGATCGGCCGCCCCGTTCCACTGCAGACTACCCAGTCGGCGGGCGACAACGTTATCATGGAAATACTGCACCATGACGTGCTCGAGGGCGGCGGCAGCGGCCTCCTGCAGCGAGATGTCGATGTGCTGGCCTTCGCCTGCCAGTTCCCGCCGGCGCAGGGCCAACAGAATTCCGCAGGCGGCGAAGAGCGAGGCCAGGCGATAGGGCTGTTCGCCGTAGGGCTGCAGCGGCTGCCTGCCGGGCAGACCGCAGACGTACATCTGTCCTCCCGCCGCGGAGGCCGCCAGCCCGCACGACTTATAGCCGCTGTAAGGACCAGTCAGGCCGAACCCGCTGATCGAGGCCACGATCAGCGCCGGATTGACCCGTCTCAATGCCTCATAATCCAGGCCGGCCTCAGCAAGGCGGCCCGGCGCGCAGGACTCGACCACAATATCGCAGGATTGTACGAGTTGTTGGATACGCTCCCGGTCCGATGGGATGTTTATATCAACGGTTATGCCGGGCTTGCCGTCATTTTCGTACCAGAAAGAAAGGCTGCGGTCGGGACCGGGCTGATCGGACAGGAAAGGCCCTACCCTGCGCGCGACGCTGCCTCCCGGCGGCTCCGCCAGAACTACCTCAGCG
The DNA window shown above is from Dehalococcoidia bacterium and carries:
- a CDS encoding CoA transferase — its product is MSDRLLYRQPLSGIRVLELSGRWTGFCGRLLCDLGAEVVLAEPPGGSVARRVGPFLSDQPGPDRSLSFWYENDGKPGITVDINIPSDRERIQQLVQSCDIVVESCAPGRLAEAGLDYEALRRVNPALIVASISGFGLTGPYSGYKSCGLAASAAGGQMYVCGLPGRQPLQPYGEQPYRLASLFAACGILLALRRRELAGEGQHIDISLQEAAAAALEHVMVQYFHDNVVARRLGSLQWNGAADLFPCRDGYILLTFNREWDTLVELLGNRDMAAELGQPAWKDEGYRRQHMDDIQEVLTFWTCQHGRDELFRLGQDMRFPWAPVGSIADVAQNAQLRSRHFFMPASHPLVKREFEAPRPVIAELCRGGFSNPPATGAPEGTSLQGDKDICRGGFLNPPENAGAPEGMPLQGIRVLDFTWMLAGPYATRLLADFGAEVIKVQSQQTATGAEDNQTGYFAAWNRNKLGITLNLSRPEARNIVIELAGKCDVVMENFTPRVMRNWGLDYTRLREANPKLVMVSLSGFGRGGLWENYAALGSTVQALSGLTGLTSYREGRPCGIGFALADHISGLYAALAALSALRRRDATGCGEHIEISELEAACSTLAPELIHLSLGGNAAGPQGNHPARQPAAPYGCYLCKGDDSWCAIAVHDEEEWRSLCRAVGDPAWTRQSKFADLSGRRENSGELDRLIGEWTRTQTKREVMRILQESGVPAAAVSDASDLAADPQLCERGFFIELQHPRLGVIRADGNPIRLSATPARFRSAAPLLGADNRRVFLNLLGMDEERFNALVAQGIIG